The nucleotide window GGCGTGCGACCGTTGGTGCTGGGCCAGGTCGGCGACGGCTGGGTCCTCAGCTCGGAAACCTGCGCGCTCGACATCATCGGCGCCCAGTTCGTGCGCGAGATCGAACCGGGCGAGATGGTCGTCATCAACGAGGAGGGCGTCGAAAGCCACCGGCCCTTCCGCCCGCGCCGCTCGCGCTTCTGCATCTTCGAACATGTCTATTTCTCGCGCCCCGATTCCATCATCGGCGGCCGCTCGGTCTATGAAACGCGCCGCCAGATCGGCGTGGAATTGGCCAAGGAAAGCCCGGTCGAGGCCGATCTCGTCTGCCCTGTACCCGATTCCGGGACCCCCGCCGCCATCGGCTTCAGCCAGGAAAGCGGCATTCCCTACGCCATGGGCATCATCCGCAACCAGTACATGGGCCGCACCTTCATCGAACCGACCGAGCAGATCCGCAACATGGGCGTCCGGCTCAAGCTCAACGTAAATCGCGCACTCATCCAGGGCAAGCGCGTGATCCTCGTCGATGACAGCGTCGTGCGCGGCACCACCTCGCGCAAGATCAAGGAAATGATCCTCGATGCCGGCGCCGCCGAGGTGCATTTCCGCATCGCGTCGCCCCCCACCGCCTGGCCCTGTTTCTACGGCGTCGACACGCCCAACCGCGAGAAACTGCTGGCCGCCACCATGTCCGAGGACGAGATGCGCGACCACCTCGCCGTGGACAGCCTCAAGTTCATCTCGCTCGACGGTCTCTACCGCGCCGTGGGCGAGGCCAAGGGCCGCGACACCGGCTGTCCGCAATATTGCGACGCCTGCTTCTCGGGCGACTACCCGGTCGAGCCGTCGGACCAGATCGAAAAGGGATTCGAGCTCAAAGCCGCCGAATAAACCGGCCTTGCCTCTCGGCTCAGCATCCCGCAAGGGCGGATAAGCGCCCCTCCGCCAATCCCATGCTGCAACGCAGCGCCAATCCGCCGATACTTGAAAACTTGGGTTTTCATTGCCCTGAGTCGCCCTTAGATGCCGCGCGTTCACCCACGCAACGCGAACAGGCAAAGAATGGCATCCGAGACCGACACACCCCGCGAAACACTCGAGACGGCGACCGACAAGAACGCGCTCCCCTCGGGGCGCCTCGCGCTGCTCGGAACCTTCCTGAAACCCGATGGCGACCGCGCACTGATCCGCACGGCCTCGGGCAAGATCGCGACCGTCACCAAGGGCGCAACCATCGGCAACGCCAAGGTTGTGGCGATCAAGGAAGGCAAGCTCGTCATCGCACGCGGCGCCAACACGACGACGCTGGAAATGCCCAAGGGCTGAGGCTTGACGGCGCCCCGCCCGTCAGGGCACATGCCTTGCATGGCCGAAACGCCCCTTCGCTACCGCCCGCATCATTTCCTCTGCTCGCTGGGGTTCCGGGGCAAGGGCTATTCAGACGCGTTCACCGCCAACATGGCCCGCATCGTCGAGGGTCGCCTGCGCGCGCCCGGCGGCGATGACACGATGATCGAAGTCGTCGGCGCCACCGACGATATCTGCGCCCCCTGCCCCAAGCGGCGCGGCAGTCTCTGCACATCGCAAGACAAGATCACCGCGCTCGACACCCGCCACGCAAAAGCGCTCGGTCTTTTCATCGGCACCCGCCTGACATGGGGCGAGGCCAAGAGCCGTATCGTGGCGAACCTCCCGCCCGGCGCGCTCTCGCAGCTTTGCGCCGGCTGCCAATGGCTGGAGCTGGGCCTCTGCGAAGCCGCCCTGAAAGACCTCCACGAAAGCGCCTGAGCCGTTTTCTGCGCAGAAAACGCCCCGGAAAATACGCATTTTCCGGCGCAGAATTTACGCAAATTCTGCCACCCCGCCCAAACGAAAAACGCCGCCCCGATCCGGGACGGCGCTTCAAAAAGCTATCTATCGGGGCTCAGCCCTTGCGCGCCCGAACCGCTTTCCAGCCGCCCCAGACGACCATCGCCGCGATCACGGCCTTGACCGCGTCACCCAGCAGGAACGGCGCCATCCAGCCAGCCCAGAGGTCGGGCATCGTCGTGCCCATCACCAATGCCGGCCAGGCCAGCCCGGGGACATACAACAGCGCCGAAATCGCCATGGCAACCGCGGCGGTCGACACGACACCCCGTGCCAGCCCCTTTTCCACGGCCAGACCGGCCAGGAACGCCATCGCGACAAAGCCATACAGGAACCCGGCAGTCGGCCCCATCAGCGCCGCGCCCGAGGCACCGTTGGCAAACACCGGCAGGCCCATCGCGCCATAGCCCAGGTAGGTGACCAGCGTCGCCAGCCCCAGCTGCGAGCCGAAGGTCAACCCGACGATCAGGATCGCCAGCGTCTGCAACGTCATCGGCACCGGGAAGAACGGGATGCTCACCTGCGCCGCCATGGCAATGAACAGCGAGCCGCCGATCACCAGCCCCAGTTTCTTCGTCAAACCTTCGTGGCCGATCACGGCCTTGCTCAAAACGGTATCCGCCATGGCACTGTCCTTTCCTGTCTCGTTTCACCCGCCTTTTTTGGGTGCGCCGGGCCAAGTGTCAAGCGGATTACGCTTGATATTGGCGGGCCGGGATGAGATTTGGCAGGGCATGAATGACGCAGCATCTCGCAAACTCGCCCTCGTGACCGGCGCCTCGCGTGGTCTTGGCGCGGCGCTCGCCCAGGCCCTTGCGCCGACGCATCACATCGTCGCCGTCGCCCGCACCACCGGCGCGCTGGAAGAGCTTGACGACCGCATCAAGGCGCAGGGCGGCGACGCGACGCTGGCGCCCATGGACATCAACACCGAGGCCGCCATGGCCCAGCTCTGCCGCTCGATCTACGACCGCTGGGGCGCGCTCGACCTCTGGGTGCACACCGCCGTTCACGCCGCCCCGATGACCCCCACGCATCAGATCGATGCCAAGGATTGGCGCAACTCGCTCAACACCAATGTCGACGCGGTCGCCCGCCTCATCGGTTTCATCAGCCCGCTTCTGGGCGAAACCGGCCGCGCCGTCTTCTTCGACGACCCCCGCGCCGGGCAGAAATTCTTCGGCACCTACGGCGCCACCAAGGCCGCCCAGATCGCCCTTGCCCGCAGTTGGCAGGCTGAAACCGTCAAGCTCGGGCCCAAGGTGCAGGTGCTCGACCCCGGCCCCATCGCCACCGCGACCCGCGCGCGGTTTTTCCCGGGCGAGGACCGCGAGGCACTGCCCTCCGCGCCCGACGTCGCCGCACGGCTGTTGCCGGAGATCCTGTAACACCCGACAGGCTTGGTTGCACCCATCTGGCAAGTGCCAGCACACGGGCCTGTCTTCTTGGTTAACAAGTGCGCAGACACGCCAGATAACGCTGTTGTATGGGCGACAGACCCCATTACCCCTAAATTAATATATGTAAAAACAATACCTTGCCTGTTCATTGCAGAAATTTCTGCATTTCTCTGAAACTTTCCGCCAGCGTGTTCCGTCTCTTCCGTCGCGGGGGCGCAGAAAAGACAGGGGACCACAGATGCGCATGCTTATCAGTGTTCTGACAAATCGCGGCCAACAGGCTGAAGCACCGGTCGAAGAAGCACCGTCGCGGCTCACACGCGACGAAATCGCCAGCCTTTTCGCCGCAGAACTTAGCTACTGAGGTCGGCGACCTGCCTCTTACAGTCCTGACGCGGCGACGGCATAGACACAAGACGCGGTCCCGTTAAGCCCCGCAACACGCTTGGCAGACTGCGAGGCGTCCCGGCGATTGCAGGTCTTTGCCAGGCGCATTGTATCGACCGTTGCATCCGCTCCGCCGCCGGTTTTTCTTGCCAACAATACTCATCTCCGACGCCTGCCCCCCACGCGACACGCGCCTCCTGTTGCCCTGTGGTCGCGCCTCGGACCGGCCCTCTCCCGTCGTGCCGGGCAGCGCTTGCTCCCTGCCCGCCGCGCAGCTACACAAGGCGAAACCCCGCCAATCTCCCTTGCAGGCAGGAGCAGCCCCTTGCGCATTCTCATCACCAATGACGACGGCATCTCGGCCCCCGGCCTCGCCGTTCTGGAAGAGATCGCAACCGACCTTGCCGGCCCCTCGGGCGAGGTCTGGACCGTGGCCCCCGCCTTCGAGCAATCGGGCGTCGGCCACTGCATTTCCTACACGACGCCGATGATGATCAGCCAGATGGACGAGCGCCGCTTCGCCGCGCAAGGCTCTCCCGCCGACTGCGTGCTGGCCGCCATCCACGACGTGATGAAGGACACGCCCCCCGACCTGATCCTCTCGGGCGTCAACCGCGGCAACAACGCGGCCGAGAACGCGGTCTATTCCGGCACCGTCGGCGCCGCCATGGAAGCCGCGCTTCAGGGCTATCCAGCCGTTGCCCTCAGCCAGTATTACGGCCCCCGCAACCGAGATCTCGACGACAAGTTCGAATCAAGCCGCCAGCACGGCCTCGCCACCCTGCGCACCTTGCTGGACAAGGGCGTCTGGACGCAGGACGATTACGGCATCTTCTACAACGTCAACTTCCCGCCCATCCCCGGCGCCGAGGTGCAGGGTATCCGCGCCTGCCGCCAGGGTTTTCGCCGCGACATGGGCTTCGGCGTGCAGCCCACGACCTCGCCATCGGGCCGCCGTTTCCTGTGGGTCACCGGCGCGCCACAGGGCGAGCCCACCGCCGACGGCACCGATGCCGACTGGAACCTCAAGGGCTATATTTCCGTCACGCCCATGCGCGCCGATCTTACCGCCCATGACGCGCTCGACGCGCTCAAGGCGATCGAATGACGCTGATGACCGACGACGCCGACGATATCGCCGAACGCAAGATGCAGTTTCTCTTCGCGCTGCGCTCGCGCGGGGTGACCGACAAGCGCGTCCTGACGGCAATGGAAAAGATCGACCGCGGCGCCTTCGTGCGCGGCCACTTCGCCACCCGCGCCTACGAGGACATGCCCCTGCCCATCACCTGCGGCCAGACCATATCGCAGCCCTCCGTCGTCGGCCTGATGACGCAGGCCCTGCGCGTCACGCCCCGCGACAAGGTGCTCGAGGTCGGCACCGGCTCGGGCTACCAGGCCGCGATCCTCAGCCAGCTTGCCCGCCGCGTCTATACCGTCGACCGGCACAAGGCGCTGGTCACCGATGCCAGCGCCATATTTCAGGCGCTGGACCTGACCAACATCACCGCCCTCACGGCGGATGGCAGCTTCGGCCTGCCCGAACAGGCCCCGTTCGACCGCATCCTCGTGACGGCCGCGGCCGAGGATCCGCCCGGGCCGCTCTTGGCGCAGTTGAAAATCGGGGGTATCATGGTGGTACCCGTGGGGCAGTCCGACGCGGTACAAAGCCTGATCCGGGTCACCCGGTCCGAGACGGGCTTCGACTATGACGAACTGCGCCCGGTGCGTTTCGTGCCCCTGCTCGAAGGCTTGGGCCGGGACTGACAGGACAGGACAGAACCAACGGCCGGGACCGTCCCGGTCACCGCTTTGATCCCCGGCCAACAAGGGGACCGAGATGAGGACAAGATCGAGATGAGCCACTTCAAGACCCCCATGCGACCCCTCGTTTGCGCCGTGGCGCTGCTGGCCGTGGCCGGATGCGACAATTTCGACATCGACATGCGCGACGGTGGCCCGGGCACCGCCGAGGCCGCGCGCAACGCCAGCGCCAGCCGGCCCACCCCCGACAGCCGCGGCATCATCTCCTATCCCAATTACCAGGTCGCCGTCGCCCGCCGCGGCGACACCCTGCAAAGCCTCGCACGGCGCATCGGCGCGGATGTGGGGGAACTCTCGCGCTACAACGGCATTCAGCCGGGCGACACCCTGCGCGACGGCGAGATCATCGCCCTGCCCGGCCGCGTCGCCGAACCCACCGGCGGGCCTCTCACGCCGCGTCCGGGCGTCGATATCGCCTCGGTCGCCGGCAATGCCATCGAAAATGCCAGCGCGGGACGCACCAGCACGACCAACCGCAGCCTCGACCGTGGCCAGTCCGGCGTCGAGCCTGTCCGCCACCAGGTCCAGCGCGGCGAAACCGCCTTCACCATCGCACGGCTTTACGACGTGTCGGTGCGCAGCCTGGCTGACTGGAACGGCCTCGGCACCGATTTCGCCGTGCGCGAGGGGCA belongs to Roseovarius sp. THAF27 and includes:
- the purF gene encoding amidophosphoribosyltransferase, whose protein sequence is MPPAHPFDFDAVRDTGDEDKLREECGVFGVIGVTDAANFVALGLHALQHRGQEAGGIVSHDPEQGFNSARRFGYVRDNFTRQSLMETLPGPLSIGHVRYSTAGGKNPVIRDVQPFFGEFAMGGAAIAHNGNITNANALRRELIERGSIFQSNSDTECIIHLMARSLQRNIPERMEDALRRVEGAFSIVAMTRTKLIGVRDPLGVRPLVLGQVGDGWVLSSETCALDIIGAQFVREIEPGEMVVINEEGVESHRPFRPRRSRFCIFEHVYFSRPDSIIGGRSVYETRRQIGVELAKESPVEADLVCPVPDSGTPAAIGFSQESGIPYAMGIIRNQYMGRTFIEPTEQIRNMGVRLKLNVNRALIQGKRVILVDDSVVRGTTSRKIKEMILDAGAAEVHFRIASPPTAWPCFYGVDTPNREKLLAATMSEDEMRDHLAVDSLKFISLDGLYRAVGEAKGRDTGCPQYCDACFSGDYPVEPSDQIEKGFELKAAE
- a CDS encoding peptidoglycan DD-metalloendopeptidase family protein, with translation MRPLVCAVALLAVAGCDNFDIDMRDGGPGTAEAARNASASRPTPDSRGIISYPNYQVAVARRGDTLQSLARRIGADVGELSRYNGIQPGDTLRDGEIIALPGRVAEPTGGPLTPRPGVDIASVAGNAIENASAGRTSTTNRSLDRGQSGVEPVRHQVQRGETAFTIARLYDVSVRSLADWNGLGTDFAVREGQYLLIPVALPDAAPDEVQTTSLETTVPGQGSPTPTPPSAAQPLPQEETVPAAKPVESTAAPDLGTNTATANSDARMAYPVKGDIIREYAKGRNDGIDIAAPAGTPVRAAEAGTVAAITKDTNGVPIIVVKHADNLLTVYSNVDKVRVSKGEQIARGGQLASIRSEGTAALHFEVREGFDSVDPLPYLQ
- a CDS encoding DUF1284 domain-containing protein; translated protein: MAETPLRYRPHHFLCSLGFRGKGYSDAFTANMARIVEGRLRAPGGDDTMIEVVGATDDICAPCPKRRGSLCTSQDKITALDTRHAKALGLFIGTRLTWGEAKSRIVANLPPGALSQLCAGCQWLELGLCEAALKDLHESA
- a CDS encoding biotin transporter BioY, whose product is MADTVLSKAVIGHEGLTKKLGLVIGGSLFIAMAAQVSIPFFPVPMTLQTLAILIVGLTFGSQLGLATLVTYLGYGAMGLPVFANGASGAALMGPTAGFLYGFVAMAFLAGLAVEKGLARGVVSTAAVAMAISALLYVPGLAWPALVMGTTMPDLWAGWMAPFLLGDAVKAVIAAMVVWGGWKAVRARKG
- a CDS encoding SDR family oxidoreductase — protein: MNDAASRKLALVTGASRGLGAALAQALAPTHHIVAVARTTGALEELDDRIKAQGGDATLAPMDINTEAAMAQLCRSIYDRWGALDLWVHTAVHAAPMTPTHQIDAKDWRNSLNTNVDAVARLIGFISPLLGETGRAVFFDDPRAGQKFFGTYGATKAAQIALARSWQAETVKLGPKVQVLDPGPIATATRARFFPGEDREALPSAPDVAARLLPEIL
- the surE gene encoding 5'/3'-nucleotidase SurE; translation: MRILITNDDGISAPGLAVLEEIATDLAGPSGEVWTVAPAFEQSGVGHCISYTTPMMISQMDERRFAAQGSPADCVLAAIHDVMKDTPPDLILSGVNRGNNAAENAVYSGTVGAAMEAALQGYPAVALSQYYGPRNRDLDDKFESSRQHGLATLRTLLDKGVWTQDDYGIFYNVNFPPIPGAEVQGIRACRQGFRRDMGFGVQPTTSPSGRRFLWVTGAPQGEPTADGTDADWNLKGYISVTPMRADLTAHDALDALKAIE
- a CDS encoding protein-L-isoaspartate(D-aspartate) O-methyltransferase, whose protein sequence is MTDDADDIAERKMQFLFALRSRGVTDKRVLTAMEKIDRGAFVRGHFATRAYEDMPLPITCGQTISQPSVVGLMTQALRVTPRDKVLEVGTGSGYQAAILSQLARRVYTVDRHKALVTDASAIFQALDLTNITALTADGSFGLPEQAPFDRILVTAAAEDPPGPLLAQLKIGGIMVVPVGQSDAVQSLIRVTRSETGFDYDELRPVRFVPLLEGLGRD